From one Acidobacteriota bacterium genomic stretch:
- a CDS encoding four helix bundle protein, whose protein sequence is MKTNILKEKSYKFALRTVRLGLMLQREKKVFILSRQIMRSGTSIGANIEESYQGESRADFIHKLSIANKEAFETNYWLRLLKDVELAETEVVESLLMGCDGLQRMLVASIKTAKSRA, encoded by the coding sequence ATGAAAACAAACATACTCAAAGAAAAATCTTACAAATTTGCATTGCGCACGGTTCGACTCGGATTGATGCTCCAAAGAGAGAAGAAGGTATTCATTCTGTCGAGGCAGATAATGCGTTCCGGAACCTCAATCGGGGCGAATATCGAGGAATCGTATCAAGGTGAATCGCGGGCCGATTTCATTCACAAACTTTCGATCGCAAACAAGGAAGCGTTTGAAACAAACTACTGGTTACGACTTTTGAAAGATGTTGAACTGGCTGAAACTGAAGTCGTCGAGTCACTCTTGATGGGCTGTGACGGTCTTCAGCGAATGCTCGTAGCTTCGATCAAGACCGCAAAGTCGAGGGCTTAG